The Toxotes jaculatrix isolate fToxJac2 chromosome 17, fToxJac2.pri, whole genome shotgun sequence genomic interval ATaattcagtctggaccaaagtggtggactgactgactgacattgccatccaCTGAGCCACGTACGTCACTTGCATGGCTAAAAATTAGCTGGCTGATGATTTATTTGCTATTAATAAAACCATGTTATAATTTCCTGTATAAACCATTTATAAAGAAAATTCAGAAAATGGTACCTTCCAGTCTAAAAGCATCTGGCCAAAGATGACGTTAGCAGTGTTACATGTGAACTTGGAATCAAAACATGCAGACCTACTCCGTCTGAGTCTGGGTTTACTTCCCATTCTGTCTAGAAAGAATAGTGTCTCTCCcattgtggtgtgtgtgtgagggaagaAGAGAACAACTGCAAGAACGTGTGGGAGGGATGAAGAGGGAGagcggaggaggaagagcaggctGTGATAATGATGAATGAGACGATGGCACACTGACCTAGTAATGCCGCAGTGCTGTTGCCAGTGGGGATGAGCTGCCCTACTACTGTACACCCCTGTCtggcacgtgcacacacacattgactctGCCTAGCCCCTATCCTTCTGCTTTCTGCCCTTCTTAACCCCTCACCCTGTCCTTTCACTTGTCTCGCCATCTGTTTAATCTTCTGCTGCCTTCTTACCTGGCCTGCATGTTATGACAACAGATAGAAACAAGGCACCACTGGGTGAATTTGCACACAATGACTCAAGCCCTGACAGCAGAGGCGAACACacggaaagggagggaggagacgTACAGTTCATGAAACTGAGAGAAGGAAGTTATGacgaggaggaaaaaaatagagCTTGATAAGGAGGTGGTGAGGGCAAAGGTTAAAAGGAAACCACGCTTCATTTCCCTGTGGTCACACAGAGGTTGAGAGTCTCAGCTGCATAAATTGTGGGAGTGAGAGTCATCTCAAATAAACAATTCAGAGATGATAAGGCAAACAAAAACTACGCCAAAACCATATCCTCTTCCATTCTCCCCCTTGACTGGATTCCCACCATATCACGTCCCTCTGTAACATCAGCCGGAGACGTCGATAGAAGCAGTAGTTGCCATGGTAACCGGCTCTGTGGCATGTCTGCACGCACACAGAAATGTCTGCCACCTTAGGCATAGAGAGTCAGAGATGGAGAGTGGGGGGATGTGAGGGAAATCTACACACATCAGCGTGATTACTGTTGGTTTCCCTCCATTTTTATTGGTTGTTTCCAGGCTCCCCTGTGATGCAAACGACTATTTTATCAATGAGGCGAGTCAAATGTGCAAGCCTGGCTGAACATTGGATATCCCAGCTAGcatcccttcctcctccttctccttttcttaGAGCCACTGCCAGAGCCCGACAGACAGATACGTCTGCACAAGCCCCCGGCCAAGATGGCTGCCATGTGCAGCTTTGTTGGTTGCCTGCTGGTGAGGTCCTTTTTGCAGTCAATAAGCCAGTTGATCGAATTAATTAGCATTACAAAGGGCTTTCTTTTAAGTCTACACAACCCTATTCATGCCAGTGAAGAGGCCTGTGCACCTGATTCTCCTTGTAATTAGGTGCTTGGCAATGCAAATGTTCTGTTTATGCCAGACTAAACCAGACATATGAAATCAAATTTACATCTCTGCATACAAACAAAGCTGCTTAGATATCACTTTTCAGTAAAATTCATTGCTGCATTTGCACTTGTTATActtgttaaaatgaaatgtttttatttgaaactGTTGTCTCTCTATATAATCTGCTTTCTGGCTAACTTTTTTCCTCACATTATTTCCTATTGTAAACCTTTTTTACAATTGTGTCTCATAGGATGGCATTGCAGTAGGTACTGATGTATGTAGACCATTAGCAAAACCATAGGACAGCACACAGGAAACAGCCTGAACTCTAGTTTATGTAATTGTGTATGCATGAATTGCTGACGAACAGAGGAACCTTGGGAAATTACATATTCATCACGCTGATATGCCCAAGTAATCTGTTCAAGGTGACTGTCACAAAGACGACTTTTCTCCTCCTTGAAGCAAAAGGAACCCCAGAgacatgattctgattcttGTTCCTTCGCTCCAGTCCACCTCgctcctctttccttttctctcgctctcttttttcctctttttctacTTGTGATGCTCATCAGTTTGgctcactgagagagagagagagagagagagacagaaacagacaatgGAGGCTTTTAGCAGGATTTGAGAGCTCATCCTGTGTCAGGGCATGAAAAATGGGCAACCACACAAACAGGGGCATTGACTAGctcagagggggaaaaaaagtgtgtgaagAGGAGATGAAGCACCGAACTAAGCGTGACATATAAAATAAGTAGGCAGGTCAAGGCCAGAGGAAGTCCACTAGCAATAATCTCATTTTTCTCAAGGAAATCAGGTCTTGTCATCATCACAATGTGTGTAGTACAAGTGTGTGGGcatgtagacaataaacagcttttcttttgtaaGTTTTAAACACAGAACTGGCAAGGACAAAAACAACTAAAGCTGTGTCCACCCTAATGTAGAATATGTATGTGAAATACAACTTTACtttcaaaacacacatgaatCTCATCTACGCTAGACTGCGTGGACCTGATGAGCTAAGGATCAGTTCTGGCTGCAAACACTGAGTGTGGCATCTGTTTTCTAACCActgcaaaaccagcattttaTAGACTCTGAAGGActattttaaaatctatttcaGCGGTCTCAGTTGGCCAACTTATTGTTGATGTAAATCCAAAATAGAGAAAAActcatttgttttccaaaagCTCCACAGTAATGAAGATATCACCTAAACCTGTAGCTTATGAGTGCCAAACCTGTGGTTAGCCTTGTCAGAAGCCTCCCTGCAGAGGCCTGGATGCCCCACTGTGAAACGTCTCATTCCTGTGCTGATCAAACAAGGAACATCCCTTTGAAATCTGACAACTTTAATGTATGGACCTCATTAGAACAAGGACCTGACTCTGGTGTGCCACATCAGAGAGCAACAATGAATCCTAAAACCACAATTGAGCTATCTATGCACTGGATGGTGAGAAGGGGGTTAAAAACATCTTTCCATCATGTTGTTGAGTCAGTTTGGGAGAATGTAtggagtggtggtggttggtTAGGAGGGGTGGGAGTGGAggtgggagtgggagtgggagtTCAGATTATGAACCCCTCAGGGTGTATTCCACTCTGGGAAGCTCAACCCACTGAAAGGATGGAGATCATTCTCTGGGTGGCGTATGCATGCCTCACATACCATGGCtgtgacatgtttgtgtgtgtgtgcgtgtatgcgTGGAGGGGGATGTTTTGCGTGCCATCAGATTGGTGGAGACGAGGGCAGAAAggcaaagggagggagagacataTGGACCAATAAAGGGATGCCTCAGAAGAATACTTTAAAAAGAGGAAATCATAAATTCGACATAATGAAGTCCTATAAAGATGACAAGCAGACAGAGCGCCACTTTGTTAACATGGGCTCATCTGTGGGATAAATGAGGGCCCTCTTAATGGGAGAGAAAGGATAATTTGGTTAAGGTTGCCAGAATTAAGAGTTACGACTTGCAAATGAGGCAGCTGGCATATATAAATGCGTGTATGACACTGTCCCACGATTGGCCGGGCTGTGGAAGCCGTCCACTGGCTCTCATAACTCAGCTTAAAACAAGTGACCCCTGACCTCACTGGATCACAAGAGGAACCCATCAGCTTTGGGctcccaaaaagaaaaaaaaaaaaatgcagtgtcaCTGTCGCGATCGTGGGATTCACTCGTCTGGCCAAGAGACGTCATTACTGGCTGACAGGCTGATTCACTGTCACTCCCTGTCTGTGTCGGTGACAAAGCAGCCCCAGTGCCATCGCAAGGTCTCCACTGAGTGTGAAGCTGGCGGCGTGTTATGTAACGAGTTTACTCTTGGAAAGCCAGGCCTGTCGCTCAAAATCCAGCGGAGGCCATTAAGATTCCTGGTCTCTCGTTAAAATGTTTTCCTCCCCAGAAAAATCAGACCATCAAGATCATGTGGGGATTTATTTTAGCTAAAGGAAGTCACTGAAATGCTGATAGACGTTGTTAAACTTGAAAAGAAGTGTGACAAAGTGTGTACAAGGGTGAAACAGTGGCCAGCATAGGATGATCTACTGCACAggtccctttaaaaaaaaaaaaaaaaaaaacctaacctAATCAGATGTACATCTTGGAGCTGCGAGAATTTCTACCATAAAGTGATGCTCCCTTCTCAGGCTTTTTGATTTTAATGGTCCTTACGTGTGAAGAGGTCCAAATCTAGGCTGTTCAaatattagattaaaaaaataacaacaaatgaAGAGATTTTTCTGCATCATCTTGCGAcccttcagtttcattttatgAGTTTGTGGGGTCTCAAAACTTAAACTGGAAACCACTGATATGATggaaaaatgatgatgaaattcTTAAAATAGTTTTGTGGTGTGTTTcatctgtggtgtgtttgtcGTCATCTAGTGAATTCATAGCAACATTTATTGAATTGTTTGTCCATTACTGTCTCAGTGCAACACCCATATGTGACATTATATCCAatttacagacattttatttatgtgacATCCTCACAAAGCGGCATCTCTATTGTTAGAAATAACTCCAGTGACCTCTGTATCATTTTAATGCAGCAAATGTGCAACAAGTGCTGAGTAAAGTTAAtgaacaaagttttttttaaaagttgaaaatgtccaaaatctTTCAGACATCTTAGACAGTGGAAAGGGTCTTGCTGAAGATCCAGTGGAGCAGCAGACTGTTGCAGTGAGAAGGGCTGAAGGAGGCCCATCCCCCGGCTGCAGATTGGACAAAGCCCGACTGTCACGCCCGTGGGAGGAGACTCTGGTCGATTTTGAGGCGCGGTTGAAATACTCACAGTCGTATCTCTGACATCCTTTAATTTGAGCTCAGCCGCCGTGGGGTCCGCACTCACAGAAGGGGGATCTTCTCGTTTCCATACCTAGCTAGGGAGCAGGAGATCCGGTCGGATTTTTCACCTCTTTGGCAAGATCTTTACCCATCCCAGATCTGGATTTTTAAATCTCAAAAACTCCTcgaggtttttctttttcgattttattttttgttcagaacacctaaaggaaaaaaaaaaaatgggatcCCAGTCGTCCAAGGGTGGAGTAGCTGTTGAGGGCAAAGCCGCCGCCGACCCTGCTGCTGCCAAAGCCAACGGCCAGGTGAGTAAAGGGGGCCTGACATGTTCACCATCAGCGGGGAGCCACATGGCACCCAACGCCCACTGGCAGCATGGGTGCCACTGCGGGGCTCGGGGCTTCGATGGGAGCTTAGCTGTTGCGCTTATATCTCATACTGAGATTATATTCATCTATTTAGCACACAGCTGTAGGACAACTCAAAgtgaatgaaactgaaacaggtTGTCTGAAccggggagagggaggggtggaggggtcCAGCAGAGCAGCCGTCGACTGGCCACGCTCGTCCCCGCTCAGCGCGCACCAGACCTGCCTTTGTTAATTCCGTCTGATGCTCCCACAGGGACCGGTTACCCGCAcattttagggttagggttagggttagggttagcggCAGATTCGGCTCGAAATGTGTGTTTGGACCGTGTTTTCTCTCATGAGTTGGCGGTAGTCGGGCGGGCAGCCGTTCTCGCGTCGAACAAAAGATGCGAGGCAAAGGATGCAAATGCGCTCTGCTGGAGGCGCATTTTGCGGCTTTGCAAACAAAGCGTCGGCAGGCGCCACTTTGCCCCCTTTGCACCAGCTCATATACTTGAGCGTTTTTCGACTAAGTTTAAACTAAAGTTTGAGTGAAGAAATTGTGCTTCGATGACTGAAATGCGGCTAATATGTTCAGAGAGTTTACTGCTGACCTCAGATCAGAAGATGTATTATGTGGTACAGTGTCTGATGCCCGTTCAGACGTCTTGATGAACTTTGATCGTTTGAGTTGATCGTTTTATAAAACCTCTCTCCGATCATAATGAGTGCGATGGATTCACTGAATACGAATCTTGAAGAGACCCCGGCTTTGTCTGTGCCCGGACTGAGGTTGTGGCTATTCTCCGGCCACACTGAGCTCAGGCAGAGAGCTGTGGCAGACGGGAGCTGCAGCCCTTGGATGAGAGCAGAAACCAGGTTTCACGGGGATTCCTTTGTTCCCCAACTTGCTGGCTCTGTTGACGCTCAGATGCAGCGCTACTGCCCCCGTGTGTCTGCGCAGAGTCATGCACCCAGCTGTTGAAcccgccccccccccttctGAACCACTGTCAGGGCAGGCAGCCTTCCCCAAGTATAACATGGATTAACTATTTAAATGGGCTAATGCTAATCTGTGGCATGATTTGTTTGGCAtgctgaaacacatttcatcCGCGGTTTATCCATCTGTATATTTTGAGTAGCCTCCTTTTCCAGAGgcaaagtgtttgttttggctcagtttgaatattttaatGCATGACTAATGAGAGTCCTCTTCTCTGCAGGAGAACGGCCATGTCAAAACCAATGGTGATGTGTCAGCCAAGCCCGACGGGGAAGTGGCTGCTGCAGATGGAAACGGAACAGCCGAACCAGCCAAGGAGGGCGAGACCAGTGCCGGAGATGCCATCGAGCCCGCTCCCGCAGCCGAGGGCGAGGCTGCCAAAGTGGAGGGTGAGGCCGCTAAGGatggcaagaagaagaagaagttctCCCTGAAGAACTCCTTCAAGTTCAAGGGCATCTCGCTGAAGAAGAGCAAGAAGGGCAGTGAGGAGGGCAAGGAGGATGCCACCTCCCCCACGACCGAGGACAAGCCCGAGGAGAACGGCCATGCGGCCAAGGAGACCAAAGAGGAGACGCCGGCCGCCGAGGCCAAAGAGGGTGAAGCcgccgctgctgccgccgcacCCGAGGGAGAGACCAAGGTGGCGGAGGAGGCCCCAGCCACAGAGGCTGCTCCTGCTGAGGAGGCCGCCGCCGCCCCTGCCGAGGACACAACACCTGCAGCCTCTGAGGGCGAGGCCAAGGCAGAGTGACTGAACTGATTTTCCAAGATtaaagtatataaatatatatatgagagaCTCGTGCCACGTTCTTAAAGTTataaacaaaactacaaaagaagacaaaggaTATATCACATTTGCTGATTCAACCACCAGTTCACTGCCTTTTATTAGTTCTTCGACAGACGGAATCTCACCGGGCCCTCTCATGATGAAAGTGTCGGCTTGTGTCGCCCCCTCATGGTACACACAGGGACTGGCGTGTGGCGAAGGTAATGGATTGGATGTGGAGCGAATCAGGAATACTGACTTATTTTCCCAATTCATGGAGAAGCATCCTTTTTAACAGCGTGGCAGCCctataacattttatttttctttctcatctttttgGGATCTAAAAATTGTCACCGTTGCGGAACGGGGTAGACCATCTCCTTCACTCGAAATGACTGTTAAACGGACGCATAAACCTTTCAAATGATCTTATTAATTTTTAGAATTCTACATTCCTATGTTTTACCCCCAAATTTCAAGTATTTTGTCATGtatagaaaagagaaaatcGAGGAGGGGAGGTGGAAAAAGAGCTATGTCTTTGTTCGtgcattttcattctttttctggCTAAAACCACATTCAAGCTTCTTGAGTACTGCAGTGTTCACATTTCAGAGTTTATGACGCAGGGGGTTGGGATTGTGTACAAAATGTGAGCTTTTTATCTGCAAACTGTCTCTGTAAATAGGTTTTGGCCAATATTTTTGGTTCTCTTTATTTTGCTATCGTTTGAAGATGTTAATGGTTTTATTGTAACTTTTAATAAgggtaaataaatgtttgatcccctctgtctgtgttctgcCTTGTGATTCACACCATAACACACTGGCCTTAGATTGGAAAGTTAGACTTCATTAAGAGGTTTGGTTAGgtattatattatatcataCATATACAAATATAATTAGTCATATTAGAGAAAGTGGATAAAACAACCTAGATAAAGATTCTAATCTACTAGGACAAGATTAAACGAACACTAGAAAGTTTACATAACTTAAATCATCTGAATTATGAAAATGGagcaagaaattaaaacatttgttgCTTGTGGTTCTAGACGGTGAAATAAGGCGTAATAATTAGGCTAAATTAAAGAGAAGATGAATTATAAAGTTTGCACAAGCCTGAGTCATACTTGATTTATCCTTGTGCATATAATCATATTTATACTAAGTGTACCAATATTCATACACTTAGTATAAATATAATCATATTTATACTA includes:
- the marcksl1a gene encoding MARCKS-related protein 1-A, producing MGSQSSKGGVAVEGKAAADPAAAKANGQENGHVKTNGDVSAKPDGEVAAADGNGTAEPAKEGETSAGDAIEPAPAAEGEAAKVEGEAAKDGKKKKKFSLKNSFKFKGISLKKSKKGSEEGKEDATSPTTEDKPEENGHAAKETKEETPAAEAKEGEAAAAAAAPEGETKVAEEAPATEAAPAEEAAAAPAEDTTPAASEGEAKAE